One Balaenoptera musculus isolate JJ_BM4_2016_0621 chromosome 13, mBalMus1.pri.v3, whole genome shotgun sequence genomic window, tcttctaggagttttatggttccatgtcatacatttaagtctttaaaccattttgaatttatttttgtatatggtgtgagggaatgttctaatctcatttatttacatgtagctgtccagcattcccagcaccacttgttgaagagtctgtcttttctccattgtatattcttgcctcctttgccatagattaatcgatcatgtgtgcgtgggtttatttcaggcctctctattctgtttcactgatctatgtctctgtttctgtgtcagtactatgctgttttgattactgtagcttggtagcatagtctgaagtcaggaagtgtggtatctcaagctttgttcttttattcaagattgttttggcaattcaggaccttttgtggttccatatgaattttaggattgtttgttctagttctgtgaaaaatgtcatgggtattttgatagggattgcattaaatctgtagattgctttgggtaatatggccatttcaccaacattaattcttccagttcaagagcccaggatatctttccatttctttgtatcatcttcaatttccttcatcaatgttttatagttttcagagtataggtctttcacctcttggttaagcttattcctaggtattttattctttttcatgtaatttcaaacttgattgatttttgctttctctttctgatatttcaataTTAATGTCTAGAAAcacaacatatttctgtatagtaatcttgtatcctacaaccttgctgaattcatttaagGGTTCTAATAGTTTTGGGATGGAAACTTTCAGGTTCTCTATATCATGTCATGTGCCTGCCAGCAGTGGCAGTTTTATCTCTTACCTTCCAaattggataccttttatttttctttcttattactgtggctagggcttccaatactatattatcTAGAAATACctagagtgggcatccttgtcttgttcctgaatttagcaggaaagatttcagcttttcaccattgagtataatgttagttgTGGGTTGGTCTCaagtggcctttattatgttgagagaTGTTTTCtctacacatctttttttttttttaaagcacttttcttttttatagctactttatttatttattttattttatttttggctgtgttgggtcttcggttaatgcgagggctttctctagttgaggcaagtgggggccactcttcatcgcggtgcggggaccgctcttcatcgcggtgcgcgggcctttcactatcgcggcccctcccgtcgcggggcacaggctccagacgcgcaggctcagtagctgtggctcacgggcccagctgctccgtggcatgtgggatcttcccagaccagggctcgaacccgtgtcccctgcattagcaggcagattctcaaccactgcgccaccagggaagccctctacacATCTTTGAagagagtttttattgtgaataGATGATGAATTTTgtgaactgctttttctgcatctattgaggtggtcatgtgatttttatccctccttttgttaatatggtgtatcacatttattgattagcaaatgttgaaacatccttgtgaccctggaataaatccaacttgatcatggtatattgTCCTTTTTATGTACtgtattttgtttgctagtattttttgaggacttttgcaactatattcatcaaagatattgacctgtaatttttttgGGTACtctctctgtctggttttgaaagcagctatgctcaccactataccaTCAATGCTGtactgtctggttttggtatcagggtaatgatggccttgtagaataaaTATGGGAGTGTTCACTCCTCTTCAAccttttgaaatagtttgaagTATAGGCATTTATTCCTCTTCATATGTTCAGTAGAACTCCGCTATGTAGCTGTCCTGTCCTGGACATTTCTTTGCTGACAGTGCTTTTATTACTGATTccatttcacttctagtgatccatctgtcataatttatttcttcttgactcagtcttggctggctatttctagatatttgtccatttcttttaggttgtgaattgttaacatataactgttcatagttttctcttattttttgtaactctgttgtatttgtttttatatttcccctttcatatatcattttgttttttggggatcctctctcttttcatcttggtGAACTTGggtaaagttttatcaattttatttattttttcaaaaaaacagctttgggttttgttgatcttttctattgtttttaaactttatttcctgTCTAATCTTTATTATTGCCTTTCTTCtgttgactttgggttttgtttgttctttttaaaattctttttggtAGTAGGTTAGTTGTTTCactgagattcttcttgtttcttaaggaaaGCCTGTATCACTATCAACTTCTGTCTTAGATTGGCTTTTCCtgtatcccataaattttggaaagtcgtatttccattttcacttgtcttgaagtattatttgatttcctctttgatttcattgttgactcATTGgcttttttagtagcatgttgtttagtttccgtgtgtctgttttctccccattttttttttctgtagtcaatttctagtttcatactgttgtggtgaGGAAAAAACgcttgatataattttttttctgttaaatttttttgaggcttgttttgtcacctagtatgtgatctatcctggaaaatgttccaggtgcacttgaaaagaatgtatattctgctttttATGGATTTAATGTCCTGTGTATATCTATTAAGTCTgttggtctgttgtgtcatttaagaccactgttgccttattgatttcctgtctggatgatctgttcctTGATGTTAGTGGGGTTTTAAATTCCTCTACTATtgttgtattcctgtcaatttctccctttatgtctgggtagtgtttgctttatatattttaggtgCTTCTGTATcaggtgtgtatatgttaatgagtgtaataacCACTTGTACTGATCCCTTTATCAGTATATAAAGtccttctgtgtcttttgttatagactttgctttaaagtctatttcatctgatatgagtatggctaccCTCGCTGTCTTCTTGTTTTCActtgcataaaatatatttttccatcctctcactttcagtctgtgtgtgtttcaCCCTGAGGTGAGTCTCTTGTATGCACCATATagaagggtcttgttttttatttatccaGTTGACcaccttatgtcttttgattggagcatttggtccattgacatttaaagtaattattgatatttatgtacTTAATTCCATGTTATTACCTGTTTTTTGGTTGATTTTGTAGTTCCTCTCCATTCattgctttttgtttctcctgttttggtttgatgattttcttttgtagtatgcttggattcctttctttttgttttttgtgtatctattgtaggttttcaGTTTGTGATTACCATGGGATTTATATATGTTGACccataattatatctacttgctttaaactaATAATCATTAAGTTCAAACATGTTCTAAAAGATTTACATTTATTAGTCCCCTCATCcacattttgtggttttgatgtcatattttaaatcttcATGCTTACccctttactgtttattgtagttatagttacttttatgattttttgtctGTTAATCTACATACAGGCTTATATTAGTGATCTTCAATTCTTactttatatttgcctttcctattgggattttccctttcctaaaaattcttgcttcttttccattaaagAAGACCCttcactgtctgacttatttcacctccaagtccattcatgttcttgcaaatggaaaattttcattatttttttatggctgagtggtatttcattgtgtatatgtatatattatatatatataatatatatataatatatatatataacttatgtgtggaatctgaaacatacagaaaactaatgaatataacaaaaaagaaacagatacagagaaaaaattagTGATTGCCAgtgggaaggtggggaaggggaaatatagggataggggattaTGAGGTACAAGCTAACATGTGTAAAATAAGccacaaagatatattgtacaatactgggattagagccaatattttataataactataagtggagtataacctttaaaaattgtgaattattatgttgtacacctataacttatttaatatagtacaccaactatacttcaataaaaaaataaaaattaataaagtaaagaagacccttcaacatttcttttatggTAAGTTcagtattgctgaattcttctTATATTTGCTTACCTGAGAAGttatttatctctccttctattctttttttttttcacagttcaCTGATGacaatttattataatttgttgGAAACACACAGATAGATATTAATTAAACCAGAACTATGTCTGGTTTAATAGAAGTGGGCAATAATAGGTAGCCATGCTATAGGGAACTGTGTGCACTTAATCATCATCATGATGTTTTAGTTTCTTGACCAACTGCTTGtgctcttccatttctttctgcaGGCACTCAATCTCTTTCACATGATGAGAGATCTCATTTTCATGGTGTTTCTTCAAGGCTGCCAGCTGTTCTTTAGTACAAGCTCGGAGGTATCGCTCCCCTTTGGCCTGCTCTCTTTTTCTGAAGTCTACTCCAGCATTCCAGACTGTGGCCTCACTGGAGCCTAGATTGTCTGCTGGTTCCGAGCCAAAGCCCAGGCCCTGCATGACCCAGACACTCCACACTCTGAGCTGCATCCATGCCACCAACTCCACGGCTGCCATTGCTGTCAGTGCAGCACCCCTCCAGTGACCAGAGGTGCAACTTCTTTGTAGGCACTAACAGCTGCACTCCTTctattctgaatgataatcttgttgggtagagtatctTAGGTTGCCCAGTTTTCcctttaaacaatttaaatatatcatgccaatcccttctggcctgcaaagtttctgcaaataaatcagctgatagccttatgaggattcccttgtacatgactctttgttttttctcttgctgcctttagaattccctctttaacttttgttattttaattatgatatgtcttgatatgtttctgtttgggttcatcttgctTGGGAATCTCTATGCTTTCTGTACCTAGATATCTGTTCCTTCTTTAGGcatgggaagttttcagccataatttctttttttatcttttttaaattaatttttatttgagtatagttgatttacaatgttgtattagtttcaggtgtacagcaaagtaaattatgtacatatatccactcttttttcgattcttttcccatatagttcattacagagtattgagtagagttccctgtgctattagttatgtattttgtatatagttgtgtatgtcaatcccaatctcccaatttataccccccctttcccccttggtaaccacaaagtttggtttctacatctgtaactctatttctgttttgtaaataatttcatttgtaccattttcttagattccacatataaatgatatcatatgatatttgtctttctctgtctgacttaatttacTCATAATTTCTTCAGATACCTTTTTGATACCACTCTCTCTCCTCATTCTGGAAcctctataatgcaaatgttggcaTGTATATTGTTAGGCCATTAACCTTAcatgttacttttatttatttatttttatttgtctttctccctgcTGTTCAGATTAGCTGATTTCCagtattctatcttccagatcacttatgcattctttgTCATTTAATCTGCTCTTCATTGTTTCTAGAGTGCTTTTTATCTCAGTtattgaattatctatttttaattgagtcattttatattttctaattccttgttTAAATGATCTGTGTTTAGATCaattctttttcctaattcagttaaatttttattatcaacTTTTTGAATTCTTTCTTTGGTAGACTGTTTatctctctttattttctttgttggagCATCCTTATGCAGACTATGTTTACCCAATGCTTTTGGTTAGAGGGCTAGATTTGATGTGGACACCAGTCACATCTTTCCAGCTATAACCTTGATAGGGGGTTGCAGCTTGTGATGGAAGACCTGGAGCCTGCACAGGGTGTGAGGCtgacttcctctctgctcagtggtGTCACCACCCTGTCAGGGGCAGTGTCTtctcccaagttgctggagcagagcTTTGAGGGCCAGGCTCAAGCTGATCCCAtactctttgtgtgtgttttttctttctccccccaaCTTGGACCTTTGTCCCAATGGAGGGGAATGCTTAAGCAAGTGGGACTTGTGTAAGCACAGAGGTTCAATGCACTGCCTGTATAAGCATCTGCATCTCCATTCAGACACAGGCCATGGtcatgtcttttctctcttgtcATGGCAGCCCAGGTCTAATGCTAGGCTGTAGCATGTAGTGGGTGGGGCCTGAGCATTTGCTACGCTGGGACTGAGGAGTGTGGCATGGCAGTTGTGGGAATTCAAAGGATTGCACTGCTGCCAGAGGTCTGAGCTGCTTTGGGGCACTGTTAGAGTAAGCACCAACAGTAGCTGCTGTTGCTCCATGTGGGCTATGCCCTGAGGCACTAGGTATCCTCTACACACTTAGATAGAGTTTCCTTCCCAGGTCCTGGATGCCTTAGATCCAGTACcaagctgtggtgtggagtgagcGAGGTTGGGGCATTTGCTTGGCTTGGACTTGGGAGCATAACAAGGTAGCAGCCACTAGGGCAGACCTCTTTCCACTCAGTCTGGGGACAAGCCAGCACCTGTGCATGCCTCATGAGTGGATTCTAGGCTTCTCTAGCCTTCCTATCTGTCTCAGCCATTCTCCAAGCAGCCAAGGGGGTTTGTCTCCTATGCGTAGGAACCCAAGACTGGgacacccagtctgtggctcCACCTGTTCACTCACCAGGGTAGGTGTCCTCCAATTtgatttcccttttccttttagtcccttcccaggggcacaggtcctaaTCCAATGTTTTTCTTCCCATCCTGCCCAATTACATGTATATCTTTGTTATAGTCTTGGTTGCATAGGAGTCATTCTGCCATTTTCTAGTTAGTTTTCCATGAGTATttttccatatgtagatgtagttttgctGTGTTTGTGGAAAGAGGTGAGcttcacattctttttctctgCCATATTCCCATTGTACTCAAAAATTGCAAGTTCCATGAGAGATGCCTTAATAGTTCTTTAAAGAcaatatggaaaagcaaaaaactctaaagcaaaaataaacagtggACAAATGCAGACaatttatttcaggaaaaattgTGGTTGCCAACaagcttttgaaaaatgttcagtCTAATTATTAATCAAAATAATGCAGTTGGTTAAATAACAAtgagctatctttttttttttttctcttgccttaCAAGAtgcaatgattttaaaatatgttggcaATGATGTCCAGAAACTAAAGTTCTTATTTGTTTGCCCATGAAATACAAGCTGgtgttattttgttaaaataacaaaatagttTGGTATTGCTAAAGCCTTTAAATAAGCATAATCTGTCTCTTAGAAATTCAACTTATGACCATTtgccacattttatattttattcattcagcaaacttttATACAATGTGTACTATGCACTAGTCTCTGTTCCAAAGACTTTGCAAGTATTCACCCATTTAATCCCCTAGCAACCTgataaggtaggtattattatcttatccccattttacaaaggaagtaattaaggtacAGCAAGGTTAAGTAACTCACTCAGTGGTTGTCACATAGCCACTACggggaagagccaggatttgaactcagcaGCCTGCTTCTCAGCCCAAGTTTCTAAACTCTATGCTAGACAGCCTCTCGGGCAGTCTGtggaactaaaaataaatattctcaaaaGTTCTTCCACAAGAATTATCCCATGATCACTCAAACTATCTATATAAAGCCCTCTTTCCAATATTTCCTTTCATCTAATGCCAAATCTCTCTGCTTTCTCACAGGACAACTTCTTTAAAAAGTTCTCTGCATATGTTGTCTCCTCTTCTTCACCTCCCATTTCCTCCTCAGCCCACTCCACTCTGGCTTTCACATCCACTACATTACTGAAAAGGTCTCGTTCAAAGTCACCTCCTGTTGTAAAACATACTAAGCACTTTAAAGTCTTACCTTATTTGACATCTCAGTGACATTCAACAAAGTTGATCTCCTTCATTCTCCTTACTGTACTTCACTTTCTGGCTTCCATAACACCATGCTGCCCTCATTTCATTCCTGTTATTCTAGGAACTTCCTTATTGTATTGCTCACTGGGACCTTCTTCTTTATCCTACC contains:
- the LOC118906490 gene encoding ATPase inhibitor, mitochondrial-like, producing the protein MAAVELVAWMQLRVWSVWVMQGLGFGSEPADNLGSSEATVWNAGVDFRKREQAKGERYLRACTKEQLAALKKHHENEISHHVKEIECLQKEMEEHKQLVKKLKHHDDD